The following is a genomic window from Pseudomonas sp. FP2335.
CACGGTCAAAGTGCTGGGGCTGGTTGAAAACAGCTCGACCACGGCCATCGTCGAGAAGATTCGCAACAATGAGTAAGTGTGTCCTGATAACCGGCGGTGCGGGCTTTATCGGCTCGCACCTGGTCGATGCGTTGTTGGCCAAGGGCTACGGCGTGCGCGTGTTGGACAACCTGTCCACCGGCAAGCGCAGCAACCTGCCGTTGGATAATCCGCGGGTCGAGTTGCTGGAGGGTGATGTCGCCGACGCCGAGCTGGTCGCGCGTGCCGCGGTCGGCACGGCGGCGGTGGTGCACCTGGCGGCGGTGGCCTCGGTGCAGGCATCGGTGGATGACCCGGTCAGCACGCACCAGAGCAATTTCGTCGGTACGCTGAACGTGTGCGAAGCCATGCGCAAAGCGGCGGTGAAGCGCGTGGTCTTCGCCTCCAGCGCGGCGGTGTACGGCAACAATGGCGAGGGTGCTTCGATTGACGAAGAGACCACCAAGGCGCCGTTGACGCCCTATGCGTCCGACAAATTGGCCGGCGAGCATTACTTCGACTTTTACCGTCGCCAGCACAGTCTGGAGCCGGTGATTTTCCGCTTCTTCAATATCTTCGGGCCGCGCCAGGACCCGTCCTCTCCGTACTCCGGAGTGATCAGCATCTTCAGCGAGCGCGTGCAGCAGGGCGTGCCGATTGCCGTGTTTGGCGATGGCGAGCAGACCCGTGACTTCATGTATGTGGAAGATCTGGTTGACGTGTTGGTGCAAGCCATTGAGGCGCCGGACGCGCCGTTGGGCGCGATCAATGTGGGCTGGAATCGAACGACGACGCTCAAGCAGGTGTTGCAGGCGCTGGAAGAGATTGTCGGCAAGTTGCCAGCGGTGACTTACGGGCCGGCACGTTCGGGGGATATTCGTCACTCGCGGGCGAATAATCAGCGCTTGTTGGCGAGCTTCAAGTTGCCCGAGCCTACGCCTCTGAAAGTCGGCCTGGAGCGCTTGCTCAACGGCTGACGCGATTATAAATGTGGGAGCGGGCTTGCTCGCGAAGGCGGTGTACCAGTCTCTGCCTGTGCGGGCTGATCCACCGCTTTCGCGAGCAAGCCCGCTCCCACATTTGGATTTGCGCCGGGCTTGGCATTGGAGTGGAGCCGCTAGCTGCTGGCCTTCTTCTTCGGCGTAATCTTGCGCAGCACCCGCTGGGCCAAACGCTTCAATTTCGATTCTTTCTCCGGCTCCGCCAAGCCTTGCTGGCGCAGCCAATCCTTCCAGCGAATCCGCTCCTCACGCACCAGCCAGCCTTCCTGCTGGGCGAAGCTCTCCGCGAGGAATAAACCCCGGGTGCTGGCCGGGTACAACTGGTCTTTCTTCACGGTGTAGAGCTCAGCGACGGGCTGGCCATCCTTGAGTGGCATCAGGTACAGGTCCGGGCGCTGGCGGTCGAGGCGCGCCACCAACTGGTCGCCTTCCAGGCGCTCGTCCACATGGAACAGGCTCAGGGACTTGGCTTCCTTCGGCACTTCCAGGCGCAAGTCGTAGATCAATTGCAGTGACGCCGTGGGCAGGTGCACATAGGCCCGTGGGCGTTCGATCAGCTGAGTGGTCGCGCAACGCACCGGGCGAGCTGCGCCGGACAGCGGGCTGAGGCGAAACGGCAGTGCTTCGCGGTAATGCAGCGCGGCGGAGTAGGGCGCCGGCAGCCAGGTGTCGTTGAAGCGCCCGCCGAGCCAGCCTTCGGGCGTTTCCAGCAGGCACTCTTCGGCGATTTCCTGGATGGCGGTGTGCAGCGGCAGGTTCAGTTCGTGGGCGGGGACGTAGCCGGAGATCAGCTTGAGTACCACGTCGCCACGGTCCTGGCGTCGCTGGCGTACCAGCACCCAGTAGTCCTTGTTTTGCCAGTGCAGGGTCAGTCGTACCGACACGCCGAGGTTCGCCAGTTCCAGCACGAAACGCTCGGGGTCGGCCACCTCCACCGGCTTGCGCCGTTGCAGGGTCTGGGCGAAGTTGAGCGGCATGCCGACGCTCTGGTAGTTCAGTCCTTCGGGGGTGGCTTCGACGTGCAGCGGCAGTGTCTTGAAGTTGCTGGGGTTTTTTCGTATGAGCGTGCGCGCCATGTCGGCTCCTGCTTGCGACTGGGTCGGCCGCGTCGGCGGCATCAGAGTTGACGAATAACCTGGGCAGCGGTCGCCACGTTATGGGCCAGGTGCAGCGGATTGATGGTCCCGACAATAGCACTGGCAACGCCCGTTTGCGCAAACAACAGCATGAAACTGGCACGTATTGGATCCATTCCAGGCTCCAGGCAAACGTGGCCACTGGCCAGGGCTTTTTTCACCAGGATGCCTTTGCCGTGGGCGGCCGCATAGTCAATGACGGCTTTCTCGGCCTGTTCGTTCAAATTGTAGGTGACCATCGCGCAATCGCCCTGCTCCAGAGCCTTCACGCCGCCTTCGACGGTTTTCCCGGAAAAACCGAAACCGCGGATCTTGCCTTCCTGTTTCAGCTCGGCGAGGGTCTGGTAGACCTCGCAGTCGTTGAGGATATGCAGGTCGTTGCCGTCGGAGTGCACCAGCACCAGGTCGATAAAATCCGTTTCCAGTCGTTTCAAGCTGCGTTCAATCGACAGTCGAGTGTGGGCCGCGCTGAAATCGTGGCGGGACACGCCATTGTCGAATTCCTCGCCGACCTTGCTGACAATCACCCAGTCCTTGCGCTGGCCGCGCAGCAGCGGGCCCAGGCGCTCTTCGCTGCGGCCGTAGGCGGGGGCGGTGTCGATCAGGTTGATGCCCAATTGCTGGGCCTGACGCAGCAGCATCCGGGCTGCGTCGTCATCTGGAATCTGGAAGCCGTTGGGGTATTTCACCCCCTGGTCACGGCCCAGCTTGACGGTGCCCAGGCCCAGCGGCGACACCAGCAGGCCGGTGCTGCCCAGGGGGCGATGCAGGTCGTGCAAGGTCGGCAGGCTCATGGCAGCAGTTGCTCCCAGGCCGGTACGCCGATAGCGGGCTTTGGCAGCTCGGGCAGCGGCTCGCTGGCGGCTGGACGGATGCCATCACGTTCGAAGCTGTTGATCACCCGGTCGGCGAAGTCCGGCGCCAGTGCCAGTTTGGTCGGCCAGCCTACCAGCAGGCGGCCGTCCTCAAACACGAAGGCGTTGTCGGGGCGGCTCAGACCCGTTTGCAGCGGCTCGGCGCGGTCGACGCGCAGGGTGGCCCATTGGGTCTGGCTCATGTCGATCCACGGCAGCAATTGCGCCAGTTCTTTTTGCGCCGTTGCGATCTGTTCTTCAGGCGTACGTGCCACGCCATCGGCCTCGGCAATGTCGCCGCCCATGTACCAGACCCAGTTGCCATCGGCGGCCGGGTGGGTGGTCACGGTGAGGCGCGGCTTGGTGCCGCCGCCCAGGCAGTGGGCGTACAGCGGCTTCAGGCCGGGGCCTTTGGCGATGATCATGTGCAGCGGGCGTTTTTGCATCGCCGGCTTGCTCAAGCCCAGGCTGGTCAGCAGGTCGGCGGTGCCGCCACCGGCGCTCAGCACGATGCGCTGGGCGCGGATCTCGCGGCCATCCACCTTCAGGCCCACCAGCTTGTTGCCGTCCAGCAGCGGCTCGATGTGCTGCCCGGCGAGCAAGCCGTCGCCGGCCAATTGGGCCAGGCGTTCGATCACACTGGGGACGTCCACCACGAGTTCGGCCAGGCGATAGACCTTGCCCTTGAAGCGGCGATCTTGCAGGGCTGGGGGCAGGTCGTCGCCCTTGACCTGGTCGACACGGCCGCGCACGGCCTTGCTGGCGAAGAAGCTGGTGAGGTTGCCGGCGAGCGTGCCGGGGGACCACAGGTAATGGGCCTGGGAGAGCACGCGCACGCCGGTCAGGTCCAGCTCGCCATTGCCCGCCAAGGCTTCACGCCAGCGGCGCGGCATGTCGGCGATGGCTTCGGAGGCGCCGGTGAGGGCGCCGTGCAGGGCGTATTTCGCGCCGCCGTGGATGATCCCTTGGGACTTCACGCTTTGCCCGCCACCCAGGGTAGCGTTTTCCACCAATACCGTGGAAAACCCCTGGCGGCGCAGGCGCGCATTCAGCCAGAGGCCGGCAACCCCGGCGCCGACAATCAGGACGTCGGTGGAAATAACGGATGGCATGGGCGACCTCAGTGTTCAAGACAAGAGGCGCAGTATACAGGCTGTTGCGTGGTGGTCAGTGCCCGGCGGTTTTCGAAAACAACTGGATCACCACCACACCCAGCACAATCAGGCCCATGCCGAGCATCGCCGGCAGGTCGAGTTTCTGCCCGTAGATGAACAGCGCTGCGACGCTCACCATCACGATGCCCATCCCGGCCCACACCGCGTAGGCCACGCCCACCGGCACGGTGCGCACCACCAGGGTCAGCATCCAAAACGCCACGCCGTAGCCGACGATCACCAGTAGCAGTGGGATAGGTGTGCTCCAGCCCTTGATGGCTTTCATCGAAACAGTGGCGATCACTTCCGAGCAGATGGCGATGGCCAGGTAGTAGTAGGCAGGGTTCATGGGTAATCCTCGGTGTGAAGCGCGTTTGATAATGTCGCCATTTTAGGGCTTGGCCAGATGGGGTAAAGTCATTACCTATCTGAATTGGAGATGGGTTGAAGCATGAGCGTGCAATGGAACCTGGAACAGATGCGCCTGTTTGTCAGCGTCGCCGAGCAGCGTTCGTTTTCGGCGGTGGCGCGCGGGCAGCGCAAGGCGCAGTCGGCGGTGAGTAATGGGGTTGCGCTGCTGGAGGCCGACCTGGGCGTCAGCCTGTTCGAGCGTAGTAGCGGCCGCCAACCGCGCCTGACCGAGGCCGGCACGGTGTTGCTTGAAGAAGCCCGGGAAGTGCTGCGCCAATGCGAGCGCCTCAACGGCCGGGCGCTGTCGTTGATGCGCGGCGAAGAAGCCTGCCTGCGCCTGGCCCAGGATGAGGCGATGCTGTATCAGCCGGTGCTGGACAGCCTGGATGCATTGGCCGGGCAGTTTCCCAACCTGGAAGTGCAGATTTCCAGCGCCGCCCAAGGCGATGTCGCACGCAAGCTGGTGGAGCGCAAAGCCGACCTGGGCATGTTGTTCTATCACGATCAGATCCCCGAGGCGCTGGAGCGGCGGGTGGTCGGCAGTGTGGAAATGGTCACCGTCTGCGGGCGCAATCACCCGTTGGCTCGGCAGAAAACCGTGGACTGCCAGGGCCTCGCGCAATACCGCCAACTGCTGATGTCGACCCAGACCAGCGTCTACCCCGGCAGCGAAGCTGCCAGCCCACAGGTGTGGCGTGCCGACAGCTTTTACGTGCTGGCCGAATGGCTGACCCGTGGCCTCGGCTGGGCCTGGCTGCCGCGGCATGTGGTGCAATACCCGACCTACCAGAACCAGATGGTCGAACTCGACAGCGAATGGACCCCGCCAGCGTTGGTGGTGGAGTTGGTCTGGCGCCGTGACGAGCCCCTCGGCCCGGCCGCACGTTTTCTGGCGGAACGTTTTGCCGAGTGTCTACGGGCGATTGACTGAAAAAGCCGATAAACTCCGCCGCCATGAATAGAACTCTCTACAGCTGTCTGTTTTACCTGGCGCTGCCGTTGGTGGCTTTACGTCTGTGGCTGCGCGCGCGCAAGGCCCCGGCCTATGCCAAGCGGGTGAGCGAACGTTTCTCCTATGGCTTGCCGGTGTTGCAGCCGGGCGGGATCTGGGTGCATGCGGTGTCGGTGGGCGAGAGCATCGCCGCCGCGCCCATGGTGCGCGGGTTGCTGGAGCGTTATCCGACGCTTGCGATCACCGTGACCTGCATGACGCCCACGGGTTCCGAGCGCATCCAGGCGCTGTTCGCCAACGAGCCGCGCATCCAACACTGCTACCTGCCCTATGATTTGCCTTGCGCCGCCAAGCGCTTTCTTGATCGCGTGCAGCCGAAGCTGGCGGTGATCATGGAAACCGAGTTGTGGCCCAACCACATCCACGCCTGTGCCCTGCGCGGTATTCCCGTGGCGTTGGCCAATGGGCGGCTGTCGGCACGCTCGGCCAAGGGTTACGGGCGTTTCGCCAAGCTCACCGCGCCGATGCTGGCAGAGATGAGTCTGTTGGCCGTTCAGACGCAAACCGAAGCCCAGCGCTTTTTAAGCCTCGGTGCGCGTCCGCAAGCCGTTGAAGTGACCGGCTCGATCAAGTTCGACCTGACCATCGACCCCGAACTGCCGCAGCGCGCCGCCGCTTTGCGCGAACAATGGGGCGCCAGTGAGCGTCCGGTGTGGATCGCCGCCAGTACCCACGAAGGCGAAGATGAAGTGGTGCTCGCCGCCCATCGCCAGTTGCTCGACAGCTATCCCAATGCGTTATTGATCCTGGTGCCGCGCCATCAGGAGCGTTTCGGGTCAATGTTCGAGTTGTGCGGGCAACAGGGATTCGCCACGGTGCGCCGTTCCACGGGCGAACCCGTCACCTCGCAAACCTCGGTGTTGCTCGGCGATACCATGGGCGAATTGCTGTTTCTGTATGCCTTGGCCGACAGTGCCTTTGTCGGCGGCAGCCTGGTGGCAACCGGTGGGCATAACCCGCTGGAGCCGGCGGCGTTGGCCAAGCCGGTGATCATGGGGCCGCACGTATTCAACTTCCTCGAAATCACCGCGATGATGCGTGAAGGCGGGGCGTTGCGGCAGGTGGATGATGCCGAAGGGTTGGCTGAGGCGGTGCGGCAGTTGTTCGAGTTGCCGCAGGATGCGCGCAGGATGGGGCAGGCGGGGCTCAAGGTGATGCAGGCGAACCAAGGTGCTTTGAAGCGTTTGCTGGATGGTTTGAGCAGACTCATCACCCACTGACAATAGAGGTCAAATGTGGGAGCGGGCTTGCTCGCGAAAGCGGTGGGTCAGCCTGCACATGTGGCGACTGATACACCGCCTTCGCGAGCAAGCCCGCTCCCACACAAGCCAGCTCCCACATTGGTTTTGCAGTGTTATCAATATCCCGGTCGGGCTTTTAGCTGCTCGGCGGCTGCCTTGGCCAAATCCGGCGGCAGGAAGTCGCGGTCCGGGTTGTAGTCCGCCTTCAGATAACGCGCCAGATCCTGCAAATCCCCCGGGTTCAACGTCCCCGCCGCCTGCTTCAAGCGCAGGTTGTCGAGGATGTAGTCATAGCGGCTGTTGTTGTAGTTGCGCACCGACGAGTACAGCTGGCGCTGCGAATCCAGCACATCGACGATATTGCGCGTACCCACCTGATAGCCGATCTCCGTGGCTTCCACCGCGCTCTGGTTGGAGATGATCGACTGGCGACGCGCCTGCACCTGTTCCACATCGGTGTTCACCGCGCGGTGCAGGTTGCGTGTGTTTTCCACCACCTGGCGACGCAGGCCTTCGCGTTGCTGCTCGGTCTGGTCCAGGCGCGAATAGGATTCGCGCACTTGCGAGCTGGTCAGCCCGCCGCTGTAGAGCGGGATGCTCAGGCGCAGGCCGATGGTGCGTTGGGACACATCGCCGCCGTACGGCACCGGCAACTGGTTGGGGTTGCTGAAGCCGAGCGCATCGTTATCGCCTTTTTCGTACTGCGCCACGGCGTCGAGGGTCGGCGCGTGGCCGGCCTTGCGCTGCTTGAGGGTTTCTTCGGCGGCGGTGACAGCGTAGTTGCTGGCCAGCAGGTTCAGGTTTTGGCGCCCGGCGGTTTCGACCCAGGATTTGGCGTCGTTCGGCAGCGGCGGCAGTACCGGCAGGGTGTGGACGATGCCCTGAATCGAGTTGTACTGGCGATTGGTCAGGGTGATCAGGGCTTCGAACGCGTCTTCTACCTGGCGCTGGGCGAGGATGCGGTTGGCGCGGGCAGTGTCGTAGCTGGCCTGGGATTGCAGCACGTCGGTCTTGTCCGACAGGCCGACGTCGAAGCGTTCGTTGGACTGGTCCAGCTGGCGCTTGAAGGCATTTTCTTCGGCCTTGGTGGAGGCCAGGTTGTCCTGGGCGCGCAGCACGGCGAAGTAGTTTTCGGCGCTTTGCAGGATCAGGTTCTGTTCGGTGGCCGAGAGTTGCAGCGCGGCCTGTTCGTTGACGGCTTCGGCGGCTTGCAGCTGGAACCAGCGGTCGGCGCGGAACAGCGGCTGGCTCAAGGTTGCGCGCCACGAATGCGCATCGCGATTGGCAGTGCCTGATGGCTGCGAGAGCTGGGTGCGCACGTTGTTGCTGTCGGCACCGGCCGACAGGTTCGGCAGCAAACCGGCGCGGGCCTGTGGCACCACTTCTTTTTGCGCGCCGTATTGGGCGCGGGCGGCCGCCAGGTCAGCGTTGTTGTTTACCGCTTCCTGGTAGACGCTGACCAAGTCAGTGTTGGCGGACAAGGGCGCTTCTGCTGCCCAAACCATTCCATTGGTCGCACAAGACACGGCAAGAGCCAGTGAGAGTTTGCGCAGCATGAGGCGTTCCCTGATCAAATATTACGGCGATAATTTGTCGGCCAAGGCTACGGCCGCAGCTTCAGAGCGTCAAGCCTTGGAGCCGTACCGAGTGTAGTGGCGCGATCACGGCACAACAATCCTGCAATTGCGCCATTCATCATGCTGAATGCACCGCCATTGGCAATTTGCCTACGCCATGGTCTAGACTGGCCGCGTTCTTGTCGGGGTGCCTTGTTGGAAGGCTGAGATCGGTAAATACCGGATCCCGTTGAACCTGATCAGGTTAGCGCCTGCGTAGGGAACAAGATTTCTCGTCACCCGGCGAGTCCTCTTGTGCTTCGTCCGGGATGCTGTTCGACAATCGAACAGCCCTTGTGCGCCAAGCACAGCACTGGTTCCAGTGCGTCCATCCGTCACAGGTTCGCTCCGACAAAAATCCACCGCCTGGATAAAGAGTTGGAGAGCCCGTGATGAGTACAAAACCAAAAAACACCGTGCACCTGAGTGAATCGGCCAAGGTTGATTCCGGCTCCGTGCAACCCTTTACCCGCTCGCAGAAAATCTACGTACAGGGCTCCCGCCCGGACATCCGCGTGCCGATGCGCGAGATCAGCCTGGACGTGACCCCCACCGATTTCGGCGGTGAGATCAACGCGCCGGTCACCGTCTACGACACCTCCGGCCCCTACACCGACCCCAACGTGATCATCGATGTGCGCAAAGGCCTGGGCGACGTGCGCTCGCCGTGGATCGAAGTGCGTGGCGACACCGAACGCCTGCCGGGCCTCAGCTCGCACTTCGGCCAACAGCGCCTCAGCGATGCCGAGCTGACCGCACTGCGCTTCGCCCACGTGAAGAACCCACGCCGCGCCAAGGCCGGCGCCAACGTCACGCAGATGCACTACGCGCGCAAAGGCATCATCACCGCCGAGATGGAGTACGTTGCCATCCGCGAAAACATGAAGCTCGAAGAAGCCCGCGCCACTGGCCTGCTCGACCAGCAACACGCCGGCCACAGTTTCGGCGCCAGCGTGCCGAAGATCATCACGCCTGAGTTCGTGCGCGAAGAAATCGCCCGTGGCCGCGCGATCATCCCGGCCAACATCAACCACACCGAACTGGAACCGATGATCATCGGCCGTAACTTCCTGGTGAAGATCAACGGCAACATCGGCAACAGCGCCCTGGGTTCGTCCATCGAAGAAGAAGTGGCGAAACTGACCTGGGGCATTCGCTGGGGTTCGGACACCGTGATGGACTTGTCCACCGGCAAGCACATCCACGAAACCCGCGAGTGGATCATCCGCAACTCGCCAGTTCCAATCGGCACCGTGCCGATCTACCAGGCCCTGGAAAAAGTTGGCGGTGCCGCCGAGGACCTGACCTGGGAGCTGTTCCGCGACACCCTGGTGGAGCAGGCCGAGCAAGGCGTCGATTACTTCACCATCCACGCCGGCGTGTTGCTGCGCTACGTGCCGCTGACCGCCAAGCGTGTCACCGGCATCGTCTCCCGTGGCGGCTCGATCATGGCCAAGTGGTGCCTGGCGCACCACAAAGAGAACTTCACCTACACGCATTTCGACGAAATCTGCGAAATCATGAAGGCCTATGACGTCAGCTTCTCCCTCGGCGACGGCCTGCGCCCAGGCTCGATTGCCGATGCCAACGATGCCGCGCAATTCGGCGAGCTGGAAACCCTTGGCGAGCTGACCAAGACCGCCTGGAAGCACGACGTGCAAACCATGATCGAAGGCCCTGGCCACGTGCCGATGCAGTTGATCAAGGAGAACATGGACAAGCAGCTCGAATGCTGCGACGAAGCGCCGTTCTACACCCTCGGCCCGCTGACCACCGACATTGCGCCGGGTTACGACCACATCACCTCGGGCATCGGTGCGGCGATGATCGGCTGGTTCGGCTGCGCGATGCTTTGCTACGTCACGCCGAAGGAGCACTTGGGCCTGCCGAACAAGGATGACGTGAAGACCGGGATCATCACCTACAAGATCGCCGCGCATGCGGCTGACCTCGCGAAAGGCCATCCGGGCGCGCAGATCCGTGATAACGCCCTGAGCAAGGCGCGCTTCGAATTCCGTTGGGAGGACCAGTTCAACCTCGGCCTGGACCCGGACACCGCGCGTTCGTACCACGATGAAACGCTGCCGAAGGATTCGGCCAAGGTCGCGCATTTCTGCTCGATGTGCGGGCCGAAGTTCTGCTCGATGAAGATTACCCAGGAAGTGCGTGAGTACGCGGCCAACCAGCGCATTGACGCGGTGGATGTGGAGGTGGCCAAGGGCTTGGCGGAGCAGGCCGAGCGGTTCAAGCAGGAAGGTAGCCAGTTGTACAAGAAGGTCTGATCCGGGATTGGAGGTGCCTGTACCGGCCTCTTCGCGAGCAAGCCCGCTCCCACATTTTGAATGTATTCACAGTTCAAAATGTGGGAGCGGGCTTGCTCGCGAAAGCAATCTCCCAAACAAAAAATGCCCCTCAGAGATAACACCCTTGAGCATTCAACCGAGTACCTACTCCCCTGATATAGCCGTGCCGAGCGACAAACGAGTCTTCGGCGCCCGCGACCTGTTCTCCCTGTGGTTCTCCCTCGGCATCGGCCTGATGGTCCTGCAAACCGGCGCCTTGCTCGCACCGGGCCTGGGCCTGTCCGGCTCGCTGCTGGCGATCTTCCTCGGCACCCTGGTTGGCGTGTTGCTGCTGGCCGCCGTCGGCGTGATCGGTAGCGACACCGGCCTGTCTGCCATGGCCGCGCTGAAACTCAGCCTCGGCGCCAAGGGCGCGAGCCTGCCGGCGTTGCTCAACCTGCTGCAACTGATCGGCTGGGGCTCGTTCGAAATCATCGTGATGCGCGACGCCGCCAGCCTGTTGGGCACGCGGGCGTTCAGCGAAGGCAGCCTGCTGGCCAGTCCGTTGTTGTGGACGCTGTTTTTCGGTGGCCTGGCGACCTTGCTGGCCGTCAGTGGGCCGCTGACCTTTGTGCGCCAGATCCTGCGCAAATGGGGCATCTGGCTGCTGCTCGCCGCATGTCTGTGGCTGACCTGGAACCTGTTCGCCAAGGCCGATCTTGGCGCACTGTGGGCCCAGGCCGGCGATGGCTCGATGCCGTTTGCGGTGGGTTTCGACATTGCCATCGCCATGCCGCTGTCGTGGCTGCCGCTGATTGCCGATTACTCACGCTTCGGCAAGCGCGCCAAAAGCGTATTCGGCGGCACCGCGCTGGGCTTTTTCATCGGTAATTTCTGGCTGATGAGCCTGGGCGTGGCCTACACCCTGGCGTTTGCGCCAAGCGCTGAAGTGAATGCGCTGCTGTTGGCCTTGGCCGGTGCGGGCCTGGGGATTCCGCTGTTGCTGATCCTGCTGGATGAGTCGGAAAACGCCTTTGCCGATATTCACTCGGCGGCGGTGTCCAGCGGCATCCTATTGCGCCTGAAAGTCGAGCACCTGGCCCTGGCGATTGGCGTGATCTGTACGCTGATCGCCTGCTTCGCGCCTTTGGCCCAGTACCAGAATTTCCTGCTGCTGATCGGTTCGGTGTTTGCGCCGCTGTTCGGCGTGGTGCTGGTGGATCACTTCATTCTGCGCCGTCGTGGCCCGGGTCTGGTCGCCGCTCTGCGTTGGCCGGCGCTGCTGGCGTGGTTGGGGGGCATCGGCACTTACCACCTGCTGGCCAACCTGTATCCGGATCTCGGCGCAACCCTGCCGGCGCTGCTGCTGGCAGGGCTGTTGCAGTTCATCCTCGGGCGCGTGTTCAGCGGCGCGCAGGCACCCATTCAGGCTTGAGGATACCGTCCAGGCGCGAGTAGGGGATTTGCAACTCGACGTGGCCCAGGGCGTAAGGCGCGATGGTGGAGGTGGGGTACTTGAGGATCACCCCACCGTAGGTCAGTGCCACGTTCGGGGTTTTCTGGAAGGGGTAGGTCTTCACGAACTCCGGTTCCAGGCTCAGGCGGGTGCTGATCAGCCAGCTGTTGTGGGCTACCTGGGCGGCTTTCCAGAACGCGTCCTCTTTGCCGGGCAGCAGCATGTCGGTCAACGTCAGGGCCTTTTGTTGCTGGCGCGAATAGTTGATGAACCCGCGGCCCGGCTCGCCGTGGGTAACGCCCTGGTCCAG
Proteins encoded in this region:
- the thiC gene encoding phosphomethylpyrimidine synthase ThiC, whose product is MSTKPKNTVHLSESAKVDSGSVQPFTRSQKIYVQGSRPDIRVPMREISLDVTPTDFGGEINAPVTVYDTSGPYTDPNVIIDVRKGLGDVRSPWIEVRGDTERLPGLSSHFGQQRLSDAELTALRFAHVKNPRRAKAGANVTQMHYARKGIITAEMEYVAIRENMKLEEARATGLLDQQHAGHSFGASVPKIITPEFVREEIARGRAIIPANINHTELEPMIIGRNFLVKINGNIGNSALGSSIEEEVAKLTWGIRWGSDTVMDLSTGKHIHETREWIIRNSPVPIGTVPIYQALEKVGGAAEDLTWELFRDTLVEQAEQGVDYFTIHAGVLLRYVPLTAKRVTGIVSRGGSIMAKWCLAHHKENFTYTHFDEICEIMKAYDVSFSLGDGLRPGSIADANDAAQFGELETLGELTKTAWKHDVQTMIEGPGHVPMQLIKENMDKQLECCDEAPFYTLGPLTTDIAPGYDHITSGIGAAMIGWFGCAMLCYVTPKEHLGLPNKDDVKTGIITYKIAAHAADLAKGHPGAQIRDNALSKARFEFRWEDQFNLGLDPDTARSYHDETLPKDSAKVAHFCSMCGPKFCSMKITQEVREYAANQRIDAVDVEVAKGLAEQAERFKQEGSQLYKKV
- the cytX gene encoding putative hydroxymethylpyrimidine transporter CytX is translated as MSIQPSTYSPDIAVPSDKRVFGARDLFSLWFSLGIGLMVLQTGALLAPGLGLSGSLLAIFLGTLVGVLLLAAVGVIGSDTGLSAMAALKLSLGAKGASLPALLNLLQLIGWGSFEIIVMRDAASLLGTRAFSEGSLLASPLLWTLFFGGLATLLAVSGPLTFVRQILRKWGIWLLLAACLWLTWNLFAKADLGALWAQAGDGSMPFAVGFDIAIAMPLSWLPLIADYSRFGKRAKSVFGGTALGFFIGNFWLMSLGVAYTLAFAPSAEVNALLLALAGAGLGIPLLLILLDESENAFADIHSAAVSSGILLRLKVEHLALAIGVICTLIACFAPLAQYQNFLLLIGSVFAPLFGVVLVDHFILRRRGPGLVAALRWPALLAWLGGIGTYHLLANLYPDLGATLPALLLAGLLQFILGRVFSGAQAPIQA